The Setaria viridis chromosome 6, Setaria_viridis_v4.0, whole genome shotgun sequence genome contains a region encoding:
- the LOC117860909 gene encoding zinc transporter ZTP29 → MDPKVAVALTLSLVGGLSTSLGALLAILNRAPNNKTLGVLQGFATGLMLSMSFFDLAYDAVNAIGFLKGNLWFFAGALLFSTIADVFPEPDCTLEDENGKQTVGGSIAGKQLMMRHRRRVIFSVVVTAIVAGVSLQNFPVGTAAFLGTTKGFRVGLNLALAIALHYIPEGISVALPAYFATSSKWQAFKLATLSGFAEPLGVVIVAYLFPSNLNPELLEGLLGLVGGVMAFLTLYEMLPLAFEYAGRKDAVKAVFVGMAFMSMSLYFLDVSLPKEMGA, encoded by the exons ATGGATCCCAAAGTTGCTGTTGCTCTGACTCTCTCCCTCGTTGGCGGCTTAAGCACCTCACTTG GTGCACTGTTGGCTATACTCAATCGTGCTCCAAACAACAAAACACTCGGGGTGCTACAG GGCTTTGCTACTGGACTAATGCTGAGCATGTCTTTCTTTGACTTGGCTTATGATGCTGTCAATGCGATTGGTTTTCTGAAAGGAAACCTTTGG TTTTTTGCTGGAGCACTGCTATTTTCAACAATTGCTGATGTTTTCCCTGAGCCGGATTGCACTTTGGAAGATGAAAATGGCAAACAG ACGGTTGGGGGCAGCATAGCAGGAAAGCAACTTATGATGCGACACCGTCGAAGAGTTATCTTTAGTGTAGTTGTCACAGCAATTG tTGCTGGTGTGAGTTTGCAAAACTTCCCTGTGGGTACAGCTGCATTTCTTGGAACAACAAAG GGCTTCCGTGTCGGTTTGAACTTGGCTCTTGCAATAGCTCTACACTACATTCCAGAG GGTATTTCAGTAGCTCTCCCAGCGTACTTTGCCACTTCAAG CAAATGGCAAGCCTTCAAACTAGCAACACTATCCGGCTTTGCAGAGCCACTAGGTGTAGTTATTGTGG CATACCTATTCCCAAGCAACTTGAACCCTGAATTATTGGAAGGTCTACTTGGATTAG TGGGAGGAGTGATGGCTTTTCTAACATTGTATGAAATGCTACCATTAGCATTTGAATATGCTGGACGCAAGGATGCTGTTAAAGCCGTATTTGTGGGCATGGCTTTTATGTCAATGAG CTTGTATTTCCTAGATGTTAGCCTCCCAAAGGAGATGGGTGCTTAA
- the LOC117860908 gene encoding probable E3 ubiquitin ligase SUD1 isoform X2: MADAAAAARLPPGEEEDACRICHLPGEADRPLRHPCACRGSIRFVHDDCLLRWLATRRGSSTASASSICEVCKRAISIAPVYAANAPARLPLPEFMLGLASKLMAWLLLLLSLLFAVCVWEFLMPLTTLWVWRLALSRTFAQVRHLLSLRASAFARPYALRFMPSPDTVLACASIRRAFLRELPNLRQLNAPARIAADALAPLALWVARVEAHLQRRFGGLDTLQLLALHTVEASLMVVVGDVAFAFLLGFLPFSLGRIVLCCTSCFSFGTVDVARSYTSTAMQYSRGERPTITIYFGVLTDWVCWLSSPLRMLPSIHGMLDRTWSFLQQFFWGIVSVANVSLNLAAILVICPLFFGWLLDICTSKLFGVKVPQKLQLLFASSFASTALHWLIGCVCLKLHSSLSSLLHPVFRLGVRAPFVHTTGGQIKIGEPFCKFYFKILPGLFLSAIYVAMVIFVPVEIAFHLAPTVFPLDITYFDPPTQGTVLWQAARNYAELLSGVLLLKFLLCNALKYLQPGVLVQKVLWYLFATTGQVLGLSDLLIAQPDDSGQSEIGNSVIPKDQHGRTAEAKDKRRSAAVHMVLLMVLAWLIVVIFNAALLVAPVSVGRALLFAIPQVPVAGALKSNDIFAFAVGFCILSTIIAASRDAFAYVMSGRTRLLASIVCNWGTTALKSSPLLFLWVVIIPFLIGLLVDYLLISPFGPPYNEVPVLDFFCTWFLGLQLLKFWTKLVRWTRVAPFLAYFIDERWDRKLSQAREDGFSGLRAMWVLRDILMPMIVKLLSAVCVPYVLAKVVAPVLGYSAPVNSVVLRFAWLGSLAMCVLCYIAKVLCRLVVRLHDSIRDERYLVGQRLQNYYTDNM; encoded by the exons atggccgacgcggcggcggccgctcgtCTCCCGCCcggcgaagaggaggacgcgtGCCGAATCTGCCACCTCCCGGGCGAGGCGGACCGCCCCCTGCGCCACCCCTGCGCCTGCCGCGGAAGCATCAGGTTCGTCCATGACGATTGCCTGCTCCGATGGCTCGCCACGCGACGCGGCAGCAGCACGGCGTCGGCATCATCCATATGCGAG GTGTGCAAGCGCGCCATCTCCATCGCCCCCGTCTACGCCGCAAACGCTCCCGCCAGGCTGCCCCTCCCCGAGTTCATGCTCGGCCTCGCCAGCAAGCTCATGGCCTGGTTGCTCCtactcctctccctcctcttcgCCGTCTGCGTCTGGGAGTTCCTCATGCCGCTCACCACCCTCTGGGTCTGGCGCCTCGCCCTCTCCAGGACCTTCGCTCAAGTGCgccacctcctctccctccgcgcCTCTGCCTTCGCCAGGCCCTACGCCCTGAGGTTCATGCCCTCGCCGGACACCGTCCTTGCCTGCGCCTCCATCAGGAGAGCCTTCCTCAGAGAGCTCCCCAACCTTAGGCAGCTCAACGCCCCTGCCAGGATCGCTGCTGACGCCCTTGCTCCCCTTGCGCTTTGGGTGGCCCGCGTCGAAGCTCACCTGCAGCGCCGCTTTGGAGGGTTGGATACCTTGCAGCTCCTTGCGCTGCACACCGTTGAAGCTTCCCTAATG GTGGTGGTAGGTGATGTGGCATTTGCTTTTCTGCTTGGATTTCTCCCCTTCTCACTGGGAAGAATAGTATTATGCTGCACGTCGTGTTTCAGTTTTGGCACTGTGGATGTAGCCCGCTCCTACACTTCAACAGCCATG CAATACTCAAGGGGCGAGCGCCCCACCATCACCATTTACTTTGGCGTATTAACTGACTGGGTGTGCTGGCTGTCTAGCCCTCTTAGAATGCTGCCTAGCATACATGGGATGCTCGACAGGACATGGAGTTTCTTGCAGCAATTCTTCTGGGGGATCGTAAGTGTAGCCAATGTTTCTCTTAACCTTGCAGCGATACTTGTGATATGCCCATTGTTCTTTGGCTGGTTGCTTGATATCTGCACTTCAAAATTGTTTGGGGTGAAAGTACCTCAGAAGCTCCAACTTCTATTTGCTTCATCATTTGCTTCTACTGCCCTTCACTGGCTTATTGGATGCGTCTGTTTGAAGCTGCACTCCTCACTTTCAAGTCTTCTTCACCCG GTGTTCAGGCTAGGAGTTAGGGCCCCTTTTGTCCACACTACTGGAGGCCAAATCAAGATAGGGGAACCATTCTGCAAgttttatttcaagattctGCCGGGTCTTTTTCTCAGCGCTATCTATGTTGCAATGGTCATTTTTGTCCCTGTTGAAATTGCTTTTCATTTGGCACCTACTGTGTTCCCGTTAGACATCAC CTACTTTGATCCTCCAACTCAGGGCACAGTACTTTGGCAAGCAGCACGGAACTATGCAGAGTTACTATCTGGTGTTCTTCTTCTGAAGTTTCTACTTTGCAATGCACTGAAATACCTTCAGCCTGGTGTGCTTGTGCAGAAGGTACTGTGGTATTTGTTTGCCACTACTGGACAGGTTCTTGGTTTGTCCGATTTATTGATTGCTCAGCCTGATGACTCTGGTCAATCCGAGATTGGGAATAGTGTCATACCAAAAGATCAGCACGGTAGGACTGCTGAGGCTAAGGACAAAAG GAGATCTGCTGCTGTTCATATGGTGCTACTCATGGTTCTAGCGTGGCTTATTGTTGTGATATTCAATGCTGCTCTACTTGTTGCTCCAGTCTCAGTTGGACGTGCATTGTTGTTTGCCATCCCTCAGGTGCCAGTAGCAGGTGCTTTGAAGTCAAATG ATATTTTTGCATTTGCCGTCGGATTTTGCATCTTGTCAACTATTATTGCTGCCTCTAGAGATGCCTTTGCTTACGTGATGTCTGGGCGAACACGCCTTCTGGCTTCTATTGTCTGCAATTGGGGTACAACTGCTTTGAAGAGTTCTCCGCTTTTGTTCCTATGG GTTGTCATCATTCCCTTTCTGATCGGATTGCTGGTTGATTATCTGCTGATATCACCCTTTGGGCCACCCTACAATGAAGTTCCAGTTCTTGATTTCTTCTGCACCTGGTTCCTGGGGTTGCAATTGCTGAAATTCTGGACTAAGTTG GTTCGCTGGACAAGGGTTGCCCCTTTCCTAGCCTATTTCATCGATGAAAGGTGGGATAGGAAGCTAAGTCAGGCAAGGGAGGATGGGTTTTCAGGGCTCAGGGCAATGTGGGTGCTGCGAGATATTTTGATGCCAATGATCGTGAAGCTCCTGTCTGCTGTCTGTGTTCCTTATGTGCTCGCAAAAGTCGTTGCCCCAGTACTTGGCTACTCTGCTCCCGTGAACTCTGTAGTGCTTCGTTTTGCATGGCTAGGGAGCCTTGCCATGTGTGTGCTCTGTTATATAGCCAAAGTACTCTGCAGGCTCGTCGTCAGGCTCCACGATTCGATAAGGGATGAGCGCTATCTCGTCGGGCAGAGGTTGCAGAACTACTACACTGACAATATGTAG
- the LOC117860908 gene encoding probable E3 ubiquitin ligase SUD1 isoform X1, which produces MADAAAAARLPPGEEEDACRICHLPGEADRPLRHPCACRGSIRFVHDDCLLRWLATRRGSSTASASSICEVCKRAISIAPVYAANAPARLPLPEFMLGLASKLMAWLLLLLSLLFAVCVWEFLMPLTTLWVWRLALSRTFAQVRHLLSLRASAFARPYALRFMPSPDTVLACASIRRAFLRELPNLRQLNAPARIAADALAPLALWVARVEAHLQRRFGGLDTLQLLALHTVEASLMVVVGDVAFAFLLGFLPFSLGRIVLCCTSCFSFGTVDVARSYTSTAMVLLVGYGFILMVALLFTGLHTFQQYSRGERPTITIYFGVLTDWVCWLSSPLRMLPSIHGMLDRTWSFLQQFFWGIVSVANVSLNLAAILVICPLFFGWLLDICTSKLFGVKVPQKLQLLFASSFASTALHWLIGCVCLKLHSSLSSLLHPVFRLGVRAPFVHTTGGQIKIGEPFCKFYFKILPGLFLSAIYVAMVIFVPVEIAFHLAPTVFPLDITYFDPPTQGTVLWQAARNYAELLSGVLLLKFLLCNALKYLQPGVLVQKVLWYLFATTGQVLGLSDLLIAQPDDSGQSEIGNSVIPKDQHGRTAEAKDKRRSAAVHMVLLMVLAWLIVVIFNAALLVAPVSVGRALLFAIPQVPVAGALKSNDIFAFAVGFCILSTIIAASRDAFAYVMSGRTRLLASIVCNWGTTALKSSPLLFLWVVIIPFLIGLLVDYLLISPFGPPYNEVPVLDFFCTWFLGLQLLKFWTKLVRWTRVAPFLAYFIDERWDRKLSQAREDGFSGLRAMWVLRDILMPMIVKLLSAVCVPYVLAKVVAPVLGYSAPVNSVVLRFAWLGSLAMCVLCYIAKVLCRLVVRLHDSIRDERYLVGQRLQNYYTDNM; this is translated from the exons atggccgacgcggcggcggccgctcgtCTCCCGCCcggcgaagaggaggacgcgtGCCGAATCTGCCACCTCCCGGGCGAGGCGGACCGCCCCCTGCGCCACCCCTGCGCCTGCCGCGGAAGCATCAGGTTCGTCCATGACGATTGCCTGCTCCGATGGCTCGCCACGCGACGCGGCAGCAGCACGGCGTCGGCATCATCCATATGCGAG GTGTGCAAGCGCGCCATCTCCATCGCCCCCGTCTACGCCGCAAACGCTCCCGCCAGGCTGCCCCTCCCCGAGTTCATGCTCGGCCTCGCCAGCAAGCTCATGGCCTGGTTGCTCCtactcctctccctcctcttcgCCGTCTGCGTCTGGGAGTTCCTCATGCCGCTCACCACCCTCTGGGTCTGGCGCCTCGCCCTCTCCAGGACCTTCGCTCAAGTGCgccacctcctctccctccgcgcCTCTGCCTTCGCCAGGCCCTACGCCCTGAGGTTCATGCCCTCGCCGGACACCGTCCTTGCCTGCGCCTCCATCAGGAGAGCCTTCCTCAGAGAGCTCCCCAACCTTAGGCAGCTCAACGCCCCTGCCAGGATCGCTGCTGACGCCCTTGCTCCCCTTGCGCTTTGGGTGGCCCGCGTCGAAGCTCACCTGCAGCGCCGCTTTGGAGGGTTGGATACCTTGCAGCTCCTTGCGCTGCACACCGTTGAAGCTTCCCTAATG GTGGTGGTAGGTGATGTGGCATTTGCTTTTCTGCTTGGATTTCTCCCCTTCTCACTGGGAAGAATAGTATTATGCTGCACGTCGTGTTTCAGTTTTGGCACTGTGGATGTAGCCCGCTCCTACACTTCAACAGCCATGGTACTTTTAGTTGGATATGGGTTTATCCTTATGGTGGCGCTTCTCTTTACTGGCTTGCATACTTTCCAGCAATACTCAAGGGGCGAGCGCCCCACCATCACCATTTACTTTGGCGTATTAACTGACTGGGTGTGCTGGCTGTCTAGCCCTCTTAGAATGCTGCCTAGCATACATGGGATGCTCGACAGGACATGGAGTTTCTTGCAGCAATTCTTCTGGGGGATCGTAAGTGTAGCCAATGTTTCTCTTAACCTTGCAGCGATACTTGTGATATGCCCATTGTTCTTTGGCTGGTTGCTTGATATCTGCACTTCAAAATTGTTTGGGGTGAAAGTACCTCAGAAGCTCCAACTTCTATTTGCTTCATCATTTGCTTCTACTGCCCTTCACTGGCTTATTGGATGCGTCTGTTTGAAGCTGCACTCCTCACTTTCAAGTCTTCTTCACCCG GTGTTCAGGCTAGGAGTTAGGGCCCCTTTTGTCCACACTACTGGAGGCCAAATCAAGATAGGGGAACCATTCTGCAAgttttatttcaagattctGCCGGGTCTTTTTCTCAGCGCTATCTATGTTGCAATGGTCATTTTTGTCCCTGTTGAAATTGCTTTTCATTTGGCACCTACTGTGTTCCCGTTAGACATCAC CTACTTTGATCCTCCAACTCAGGGCACAGTACTTTGGCAAGCAGCACGGAACTATGCAGAGTTACTATCTGGTGTTCTTCTTCTGAAGTTTCTACTTTGCAATGCACTGAAATACCTTCAGCCTGGTGTGCTTGTGCAGAAGGTACTGTGGTATTTGTTTGCCACTACTGGACAGGTTCTTGGTTTGTCCGATTTATTGATTGCTCAGCCTGATGACTCTGGTCAATCCGAGATTGGGAATAGTGTCATACCAAAAGATCAGCACGGTAGGACTGCTGAGGCTAAGGACAAAAG GAGATCTGCTGCTGTTCATATGGTGCTACTCATGGTTCTAGCGTGGCTTATTGTTGTGATATTCAATGCTGCTCTACTTGTTGCTCCAGTCTCAGTTGGACGTGCATTGTTGTTTGCCATCCCTCAGGTGCCAGTAGCAGGTGCTTTGAAGTCAAATG ATATTTTTGCATTTGCCGTCGGATTTTGCATCTTGTCAACTATTATTGCTGCCTCTAGAGATGCCTTTGCTTACGTGATGTCTGGGCGAACACGCCTTCTGGCTTCTATTGTCTGCAATTGGGGTACAACTGCTTTGAAGAGTTCTCCGCTTTTGTTCCTATGG GTTGTCATCATTCCCTTTCTGATCGGATTGCTGGTTGATTATCTGCTGATATCACCCTTTGGGCCACCCTACAATGAAGTTCCAGTTCTTGATTTCTTCTGCACCTGGTTCCTGGGGTTGCAATTGCTGAAATTCTGGACTAAGTTG GTTCGCTGGACAAGGGTTGCCCCTTTCCTAGCCTATTTCATCGATGAAAGGTGGGATAGGAAGCTAAGTCAGGCAAGGGAGGATGGGTTTTCAGGGCTCAGGGCAATGTGGGTGCTGCGAGATATTTTGATGCCAATGATCGTGAAGCTCCTGTCTGCTGTCTGTGTTCCTTATGTGCTCGCAAAAGTCGTTGCCCCAGTACTTGGCTACTCTGCTCCCGTGAACTCTGTAGTGCTTCGTTTTGCATGGCTAGGGAGCCTTGCCATGTGTGTGCTCTGTTATATAGCCAAAGTACTCTGCAGGCTCGTCGTCAGGCTCCACGATTCGATAAGGGATGAGCGCTATCTCGTCGGGCAGAGGTTGCAGAACTACTACACTGACAATATGTAG
- the LOC117859618 gene encoding uncharacterized protein isoform X1 has translation MFGDMAATDSSSMAMAMAFYPLQGQGLPTTSSYNPPHHHNHMLSFTSSTPDPTLMPPATTSSLPSAPKKYKFVTASPADWTAHEVATLEEGLIRYAHEPNITKYIKIAAMLPAKTIRDVALRCCWTPGNETRRRKPDDYYAGENMTYLKNKMAASTSAANVPMPPTNSAFLLPLSLHHPSQNSLVPMEAAPVLDSAIQHLLEENNQLLSQIAANIKTFKTEENMDLFLRMNNNIRAISERMRETRGTMGQMPSLPVHVNEEHLSSLVHLHRGGKLDMKLS, from the exons atgTTCGGGGACATGGCCGCCACCGACTCCAGCagcatggccatggccatggcctttTACCCGCTTCAGGGCCAGGGGCtccccaccacctcctcctacAACCCcccgcaccaccacaaccacatGCTCTCCTTCACGTCGTCCACTCCCGATCCCACCCTTATGccccccgccaccacctcctcacttccatcagctccaaaAAAGTACAAGTTTGTCACCGCTTCGCCTGCCGATTGGACCGCACACGAGGTTGCAACCTTGGAGGAGGGCCTCATCAG ATACGCCCATGAACCTAATATTACCAAGTACATCAAGATTGCTGCTATGCTGCCGGCTAAGACCATTAGGGATGTTGCACTAAGATGCTGTTGGACTCCT GGAAACGAAACTAGGAGGAGGAAACCTGATGACTATTATGCAGGGGAAAACATGACGTACTTGAAG AATAAGATGGCTGCCTCTACCTCGGCAGCTAACGTTCCAATGCCGCCTACAAACAGTGCATTCCTGCTTCCATTATCACTGCATCATCCAAGTCAAAATAGCTTGGTTCCTATGGAAG CAGCCCCTGTTTTAGATAGTGCAATTCAGCATCTTCTGGAGGAAAATAATCAGTTACTCAGCCAGATAGCTGCAAATATCAAAACCTTCAAG ACGGAGGAGAATATGGACCTATTTCTACGCATGAATAACAATATAAGAGCAATTTCAGAAAG AATGAGGGAGACACGGGGTACCATGGGTCAGATGCCTTCCTTGCCAGTACATGTAAATGAAGAGCACTTGAGTTCACTTGTTCATTTGCACAGAGGGG GCAAGCTTGACATGAAGCTGTCGTAG
- the LOC117859618 gene encoding uncharacterized protein isoform X2, producing the protein MFGDMAATDSSSMAMAMAFYPLQGQGLPTTSSYNPPHHHNHMLSFTSSTPDPTLMPPATTSSLPSAPKKYKFVTASPADWTAHEVATLEEGLIRYAHEPNITKYIKIAAMLPAKTIRDVALRCCWTPGNETRRRKPDDYYAGENMTYLKNKMAASTSAANVPMPPTNSAFLLPLSLHHPSQNSLVPMEAPVLDSAIQHLLEENNQLLSQIAANIKTFKTEENMDLFLRMNNNIRAISERMRETRGTMGQMPSLPVHVNEEHLSSLVHLHRGGKLDMKLS; encoded by the exons atgTTCGGGGACATGGCCGCCACCGACTCCAGCagcatggccatggccatggcctttTACCCGCTTCAGGGCCAGGGGCtccccaccacctcctcctacAACCCcccgcaccaccacaaccacatGCTCTCCTTCACGTCGTCCACTCCCGATCCCACCCTTATGccccccgccaccacctcctcacttccatcagctccaaaAAAGTACAAGTTTGTCACCGCTTCGCCTGCCGATTGGACCGCACACGAGGTTGCAACCTTGGAGGAGGGCCTCATCAG ATACGCCCATGAACCTAATATTACCAAGTACATCAAGATTGCTGCTATGCTGCCGGCTAAGACCATTAGGGATGTTGCACTAAGATGCTGTTGGACTCCT GGAAACGAAACTAGGAGGAGGAAACCTGATGACTATTATGCAGGGGAAAACATGACGTACTTGAAG AATAAGATGGCTGCCTCTACCTCGGCAGCTAACGTTCCAATGCCGCCTACAAACAGTGCATTCCTGCTTCCATTATCACTGCATCATCCAAGTCAAAATAGCTTGGTTCCTATGGAAG CCCCTGTTTTAGATAGTGCAATTCAGCATCTTCTGGAGGAAAATAATCAGTTACTCAGCCAGATAGCTGCAAATATCAAAACCTTCAAG ACGGAGGAGAATATGGACCTATTTCTACGCATGAATAACAATATAAGAGCAATTTCAGAAAG AATGAGGGAGACACGGGGTACCATGGGTCAGATGCCTTCCTTGCCAGTACATGTAAATGAAGAGCACTTGAGTTCACTTGTTCATTTGCACAGAGGGG GCAAGCTTGACATGAAGCTGTCGTAG
- the LOC117859618 gene encoding uncharacterized protein isoform X3: MFGDMAATDSSSMAMAMAFYPLQGQGLPTTSSYNPPHHHNHMLSFTSSTPDPTLMPPATTSSLPSAPKKYKFVTASPADWTAHEVATLEEGLIRYAHEPNITKYIKIAAMLPAKTIRDVALRCCWTPGNETRRRKPDDYYAGENMTYLKNKMAASTSAANVPMPPTNSAFLLPLSLHHPSQNSLVPMEAAPVLDSAIQHLLEENNQLLSQIAANIKTFKTEENMDLFLRMNNNIRAISERQA; the protein is encoded by the exons atgTTCGGGGACATGGCCGCCACCGACTCCAGCagcatggccatggccatggcctttTACCCGCTTCAGGGCCAGGGGCtccccaccacctcctcctacAACCCcccgcaccaccacaaccacatGCTCTCCTTCACGTCGTCCACTCCCGATCCCACCCTTATGccccccgccaccacctcctcacttccatcagctccaaaAAAGTACAAGTTTGTCACCGCTTCGCCTGCCGATTGGACCGCACACGAGGTTGCAACCTTGGAGGAGGGCCTCATCAG ATACGCCCATGAACCTAATATTACCAAGTACATCAAGATTGCTGCTATGCTGCCGGCTAAGACCATTAGGGATGTTGCACTAAGATGCTGTTGGACTCCT GGAAACGAAACTAGGAGGAGGAAACCTGATGACTATTATGCAGGGGAAAACATGACGTACTTGAAG AATAAGATGGCTGCCTCTACCTCGGCAGCTAACGTTCCAATGCCGCCTACAAACAGTGCATTCCTGCTTCCATTATCACTGCATCATCCAAGTCAAAATAGCTTGGTTCCTATGGAAG CAGCCCCTGTTTTAGATAGTGCAATTCAGCATCTTCTGGAGGAAAATAATCAGTTACTCAGCCAGATAGCTGCAAATATCAAAACCTTCAAG ACGGAGGAGAATATGGACCTATTTCTACGCATGAATAACAATATAAGAGCAATTTCAGAAAG GCAAGCTTGA